The DNA segment AAGCTGCAATCCTCAAAGCCAGTCAGCCGACTGGTCTTAGAATCGGCGATGTACTTCCGCAGAAAGAGCTGTCCAAATATGGGCAGCTGTTACCAGCCAACATGAATCGAGCTAGTGATCAAATCGATCGTTTGGGTTTTTTCTATTATTTACCTGTTGTCATCTTTCAAGATTTGGCTTATGTCGGAAAAGAAAAACAATATGTTTGCATTGAAGACATATCGGATCTCACCGTCACAAATCTTGGACATAGTCTGCGTATGCAATGGTGTTGGCCACCGAATTGTGATCGGTGATCGCAATAATGTCGAGCTGTTTTTCTTCAGCAGCCGCCACAATGTCGCGCGGGCCCATGGTCAACTCTGCGCAAGCGGAAAGAACGGTGTGGATGTGCAGATCCGCGCGATACCATTCAGACATCAGTGCGGCTCCCTCAGCCCGAGGGCGTATAAACGTCCGGCCAGCTCGAACGCCGACTCTGCTGAACTGAAGACCGGTATCTTTTTCGCTTTGGCCTTTTCCAGAACCTCTTCTTCCATCCGGCCGCAGCGGGGCAATAGAATGGCGGCCAATTCCTTGAAATAGCCGATGGCGACCACGTTCTCATTGTTCTGATGGGTGATCCAGAGACAGCCACGCGGCGCATGGGCCATCACTTCACTGAGCATATCCGAGACGCAGGCTGATTGCACCTCCACGTCTGCGGACGGCTCGAGGCCGCAGAGGACATCGAGCTGCAAGGTACGGATAATCTCGCTTAAAAGCATTCCCTGTTCTCAGCAATAGGGTTAAACGGTTTCCGGAGCTTTTTCAAAAGTGCGACGCAGCGCTTGGACCACTGCAGACAGATCCTGGTTCGCGCCGCCTTCCACCATCACCGCATCACCGGGCCGGATCTCGTTCAACAGGAACTCTATTACCTGCGACACCAGCGGGAATTCCATAATCGTCATCACCTGCTGCTTGCCGCTTCGCATGGCCTCAGCAGTCGACCGGGCACGCTTACCGCAGAGCACCACCAAGTCGATAGGCATGCCGGCCAAGTAATGACCGATCATCTTTTGATAAGAGTCGGCTTGACTCCCCAGTTCGGTCATATCGCCCAGCACCAAGACCAGCCGCCGAGCATTCTCCTTGCATTGCATCAGGCAGACCGTTGATTTTATCAGCGATTGGGGCGTGGCGTCGTAAGTGTCATCGAAGAGCATCAGATCAGCCATACGGTACAACCGTCCACGCCCCTCGGGGAGCATAAAGTCGTGTTCCAAGCCATCAGCGATAAGCGTATCCGGCACCCCCAGACCGTCAGCCACAGCAATGGCGGCCAGCGCGTTGTAGACATCTCCCAGGCTGTAGATGGGCAGATGCAGGCGCAGACCGGCGTTATTTTTACGATGAACGGTAAAGGCGGTGCCTTCAGGACCCAGAGGAGTGATATTGGCGGCAAAATAGTCGGCAAGTTCCGATAGACCAAAAAAGCGCGTGGCGGTAACAGATCTTTCGCCCAGCGCTTTGACGTATTCATTATCTCGGTTCAGTACAGCCCAACCGCCCGGTTCCAGTCCTTCGAGCAGCTGTGCCTTGTTGTGCATTATTTTTTCTATCGTTCCATGGACAGCCAGATGGGCTTCTCCGATGTTGGTGATGACCCCGACCTTTGGCCGGATCAATTCCGTGGATTTTTTAACCTCGTCGGCTGCTGAGGCGCCGATTTTCACCAGCGCCCAGTCCCAGGAGCCGCTCAAAGTCAACATCTCCTCAGCGATTTTTTCCGCTGTATCGGAATCATACGCAAAGTCATACACCCTGCCATGCTTGCTCAGGATAGCCCGCAGCATGCGCTTGACAGTGGTTTTGCCATTGCTTCCAGTTATGCCGATAAATGGAAAATCCAGCTCCCTACGCCTTTCAACTGCTTGATTGAAAAGCAGATGTGTCGTTGTGGCCGTCACAAATGGAAAACTCGAGTAGAATGAACTTTCTTGGCGATATCTATATATAGAAAGTTATTTTATTGTTTTTTTCTGATAAAGTCAACCTCATTTTTCCTGATGGTCGTTGCCTTACGCATCGGCAAGCGGCAGTGAGACGGTAAAGGTGGTGCCCACCTCGAATGTGCTTTGCACCTCAATCTTGCCGGCATAGGCGTTGACAATGGACTTCACAATGGTCAGACCCAGGCCGGTTCCGGTGATGTGACGGGTCAATGAATTTTTCGCCCGGAAGAACTCCTCAAACAGCCGTTCCTGCTCCTCCGGAGTCATGCCGATGCCGGAATCCTGTACACTGATTTTTGCATAATGGCCCTCGCGATACCCGTGGATACGGATCTCACCGTTGGGCCGGTTGTATTTTACGGCATTGGAGATGAGATTTTGAAAAACCCGCTGGATCTCCTCTCGATCCGCCGATATCCACAGCGACTGATCCAGCGTAAGCTCGAGGGTCAGTTGCGCTTTGTCGATCTCGTGCTGATAGAATTCAGTGAGCGGCCGCAGGATCTCGCCGATCTCCAGCTTTTCGATCTCCCGCTTAACGGTTCCGGCCTGCATGCGCGAAATATTGAGCAGGTCGTTGATCAGGCCGATGAGCGCCAAACAGCGCTCATTGGATCGCCGCAGATAGCCGTCGTAGACCTCCGGCGCATCGCCCAAGGTTTTCTCGATCACCACTTCGAGATAGCCCTGTACAGCGCTCAACGGCGCCTTAAGCTCATGCGCCGCCATGTTGACGAATTGGGATTTGAGCAGTTCGAGATTTTTCAGCTCAGAGATATCCCGCAGAACGGAAACAACTCCGAGAAACCGTCCCTGTTCATCCTGAATGGAGGCGGTGTTGGCCATGACCACCAGTTTAGCCGGAGGCTGAATGACGATCTCCTGTTCGATGCCCTGCAAACGCTCCTTTTTCATCAGCATCTCGGTGATCTGCGCGCGAAGCGCCTCGGGCAACAGATCCAGCATCGGCTGGCCGGTCACCAGGGTCTGGTTGATGCGCAGCAGGGTTAAAAAGCGCGGATTGAACAGCACCAATTCGCCGTCTTGGTTGATGACCAGCAGGCCGTCGCCGATGGCGTTCATGATCGTGCGAATGCGCGATTTTTCCTGCGCCACCTCCAGCAGCCGCCGTTCGCGCTCCTCGCGCAGGCGGCGCGCTTCCAGGATATAGGCGCGCCGTTCCAGAGCTCGATCAAAGACAAATTGGATGTCGTCCGGTGCGAACGGCTTGGCCACATATTGATAGGCGCCCAGCCGCGTGGTCTCCACTGCCGTGTCGATGGAGGCGTAGGCGGTCACGATAATACAGATGGCTTCGGGATAGACCTTTTTGATGCTGTCGAGTACCGCGACGCCGTCCATGTCCGGCATCTTGAGGTCGAGAAAATAGATATCATATTCCCGCTGCGTGCCCAGGGCGATGCCGTCCGTGCCGCACGCGGCGGTGTCCACATGATGGCCCTGGACTTCAAACAGACGTTTGATGCCTTCACGCATCCCCAGTTCGTCGTCAACGACCAGGATGTAGGCAGGCTCAATGTTCATCGGGCTGATGAAAAACCTTTTCGCGCAGGTAGGAGAGCAGATCCTTGTGACGGATGGGTTTGTCCAGATAATCGTCGGCGCGGATCCATCGCCGCTCCTCCTCTGTTTGCGTGGAAAAACGGATGCCGGTCTCATGGCCGGCCGCAGTCATCATGATGATGGGCGTGCTCCTGCCCTGTTCGCTGTTTTTAATCTTGTGGCAGAGCACAAAGCCCGAATCAAAGTGCTCCATGGCCAGATCCATCAAAATCACATCTGGATGAAAGCTCTGAAACAGCTCCCAGCCCTCGCGGCTGTCAAAAGCCGCCGCCACCTGGTAGCCCTCTTTCTCCAGCACCGGCTTGATGAGCTGCACCAAATCCACGTCGTCGTCGATCATGAGAATTTTTTTATTCATAATGCCACTTTCTGTTAATTATTGGCCAATAGACTGCGTACGGTTTTAATCAACTGCTCCTTGCGCACCGGTTTGTCGATAAAGGCATCCACCGGGTTCCACGACTTGTCCGGACCCACGCGCAGGGAAAAACCCGATTCGTTATTGACGGCGGAGAGCATGACGATCGGGATGTGGCCGGTGTCTGGGTTTTCCTTGATCGCCCGCGCCACCTCAAATCCCTCGCCTGGAGAGTTCATCATCACGTCCAGGATGATCAGATCCGGGGCGTACCGAGCGACCATGTCCAATCCTTCCTGGCCATTGTAGGCGAAAAGCACTTCATAGCCCATCACCGTCAACAGCGCTTTGTTGAGTTCGATGAGATCGACATCGTCGTCGATGAGCAAAATCTTTTTTTTCATCGTATCCACCGCATGGTTTTGATCTGTTCAATTGATATGGGCCGGCAACTCGACTGTGAAAACAGCTCCGTGCCCCGCTTCACTCTTGACGTGGATATTGCCCTTGTGCATCTTGATGATGCCGTAGGCGATGGCCAGGCCCAAACCCGTGCCCTTGCCGATCTGCTTGGTGGTGAAAAACGGCACGAACAGCTTGTTGATGTTCTCCGGGGGGATGCCGCAGCCGGTGTCCTGAAACTCGACCGTCACCACATGCCGCTCCAGCAGATGGCGGCAGCGGATGGTCAGGGTCCCACCCTGGGGCATGGCTTCAGCGGCGTTCACCGCTAGGTTGAGAAACACCTGATAGATCTGATCGTCGTCCAGTTCGATGGCCGGCAGATCCGGCACATCCAGGGACAAAGTGATGTGCTCGAACAGCGCTTGGTGCGAAACCACGCTCACCAGCTTTTGCAGAATGTCCTGCAGCTTGTGCGGCCGCAGGGACAAATTGCCCTGCCGGGCAAAATTCAACAGACCGGCCACGATCTTTTGACACCGCTTGGCCTCTTCCATGATGAATACCAGATCACGCGACTTTTGATCATCGCTCTTCAACTGCTGCAGCAGCAGGTGGGCGTACAACATGATCGAACCCAGCGGATTGTTGACCTCGTGGGCTACGCCGGCCGCCAGTTGGCCGATGGATGCGAGCTTTTCCCGCTGGATCAATTGTTCCTGCGCGTCTGCCAGCTCGGACAGGGACTGCTGCAAATCATGCTGAGTGCGCTGCAGCTCTTCGATCAGGTAGGGCAGGCACATCTCCTCTTCGGCAATGCCCTGAAATACCGCAGTGGCATAGTCCCGACAGGTCTCATAGCCGCAGGAGCCGCAGTTGAGCTCATCCTCAGGATTGAATTTATTGATGGAGGCAAGGATTTTTTGAACGTCCTCCGGGGTCGGCTGTTTGGAAACGATCGGCGCCACCTTGAACTCCCGGCGCACGCTCACATCCTGGTTCTGCAGAATGGATTTTTTCCAGTCCACATAGCTGATGCGCGTGCGCAATGAATCGGTATAGCTGACGATCTTTTCTTTGCGCATGAACGAGTTCAGCGTGGAATCGGCAAAGGGACCGTTGATGCAGCCTTCGCAAAAGAGAATGTCCACTACCTTGGCTTTGATCTCGCCTTTTTGCACGCTGTCCAACAAGCGCAGCGTGCGTCCTTTGCCTTCGGTGACGATCACCTCGTTATTCATGATGTCATAGGGCAAACCGGCGCTGCGTAAAAGACCGCCGGAAACAGGATAGAGGCGGCCCAGATACGCATAGGGCGGATCAAACGTCGAGGGCTCGGCCGCGGCCGGATCGATGCGGAGTTGCTCCCAGATCTGATGCAGCTCTTTAAAGGTCAACACCTCGTCGACCGCATCCGCCACCTGTGAGTTGCGCGATTCCACCTTTTTGGCGACACAGGGACCGATAAAAACCGTTTTGATCTCCGGGCCGAGCAGCTTGCGCATGACCCGGCCCATGGCG comes from the bacterium genome and includes:
- a CDS encoding PHP domain-containing protein, with the protein product MSEWYRADLHIHTVLSACAELTMGPRDIVAAAEEKQLDIIAITDHNSVANTIAYADYVQDL
- a CDS encoding serine kinase; amino-acid sequence: MLLSEIIRTLQLDVLCGLEPSADVEVQSACVSDMLSEVMAHAPRGCLWITHQNNENVVAIGYFKELAAILLPRCGRMEEEVLEKAKAKKIPVFSSAESAFELAGRLYALGLREPH
- a CDS encoding response regulator, whose protein sequence is MNIEPAYILVVDDELGMREGIKRLFEVQGHHVDTAACGTDGIALGTQREYDIYFLDLKMPDMDGVAVLDSIKKVYPEAICIIVTAYASIDTAVETTRLGAYQYVAKPFAPDDIQFVFDRALERRAYILEARRLREERERRLLEVAQEKSRIRTIMNAIGDGLLVINQDGELVLFNPRFLTLLRINQTLVTGQPMLDLLPEALRAQITEMLMKKERLQGIEQEIVIQPPAKLVVMANTASIQDEQGRFLGVVSVLRDISELKNLELLKSQFVNMAAHELKAPLSAVQGYLEVVIEKTLGDAPEVYDGYLRRSNERCLALIGLINDLLNISRMQAGTVKREIEKLEIGEILRPLTEFYQHEIDKAQLTLELTLDQSLWISADREEIQRVFQNLISNAVKYNRPNGEIRIHGYREGHYAKISVQDSGIGMTPEEQERLFEEFFRAKNSLTRHITGTGLGLTIVKSIVNAYAGKIEVQSTFEVGTTFTVSLPLADA
- a CDS encoding response regulator; translated protein: MNKKILMIDDDVDLVQLIKPVLEKEGYQVAAAFDSREGWELFQSFHPDVILMDLAMEHFDSGFVLCHKIKNSEQGRSTPIIMMTAAGHETGIRFSTQTEEERRWIRADDYLDKPIRHKDLLSYLREKVFHQPDEH
- a CDS encoding response regulator, coding for MKKKILLIDDDVDLIELNKALLTVMGYEVLFAYNGQEGLDMVARYAPDLIILDVMMNSPGEGFEVARAIKENPDTGHIPIVMLSAVNNESGFSLRVGPDKSWNPVDAFIDKPVRKEQLIKTVRSLLANN
- a CDS encoding histidine kinase; the protein is MGVVWTIPERCKRCYSCIRECPAKAIKVEKGQAKVIDERCLACGHCVRVCSQQAKAVLSGVEQTLEFLHQGHHVVAMVAPTFPASFIDFPPEVFIGALRRIGFRSVVEVAYGADLINREYYRLINAQDKRSGSQALPLITSSCPVICDLVEKYVPDLLPHLAPVVSPMVAMGRVMRKLLGPEIKTVFIGPCVAKKVESRNSQVADAVDEVLTFKELHQIWEQLRIDPAAAEPSTFDPPYAYLGRLYPVSGGLLRSAGLPYDIMNNEVIVTEGKGRTLRLLDSVQKGEIKAKVVDILFCEGCINGPFADSTLNSFMRKEKIVSYTDSLRTRISYVDWKKSILQNQDVSVRREFKVAPIVSKQPTPEDVQKILASINKFNPEDELNCGSCGYETCRDYATAVFQGIAEEEMCLPYLIEELQRTQHDLQQSLSELADAQEQLIQREKLASIGQLAAGVAHEVNNPLGSIMLYAHLLLQQLKSDDQKSRDLVFIMEEAKRCQKIVAGLLNFARQGNLSLRPHKLQDILQKLVSVVSHQALFEHITLSLDVPDLPAIELDDDQIYQVFLNLAVNAAEAMPQGGTLTIRCRHLLERHVVTVEFQDTGCGIPPENINKLFVPFFTTKQIGKGTGLGLAIAYGIIKMHKGNIHVKSEAGHGAVFTVELPAHIN